In Zalophus californianus isolate mZalCal1 chromosome 17, mZalCal1.pri.v2, whole genome shotgun sequence, one DNA window encodes the following:
- the MTHFSD gene encoding methenyltetrahydrofolate synthase domain-containing protein isoform X2 — translation MESQNLADFPRPVHHRIPNFKGSYLACQNIRDLEVFARMQEVKVDPDKPLEGVRLLALQSKKTLLVPTPRLRTGLFNKITPPPGATKDILRKCATSQGVRNYSTPVGLDSRVLVDLVVVGSVAVSEKGWRIGKGEGYADLEYAMMVSMGAVSQGTPVVTIVHDCQVIDIPEALLEDHDLTVDYILTPTRVIATGCERPKPTGILWCKISCEVMGKIPILRSLRYRERQAGKDVSLQDEPRHLLGTGSQQPPPLSTVRRPQDPHQPESCSGQGEDGPSNTVYIGNLPRDARVSELKKALRELGAVPQRLTWQGPKRRAFLHYKAPTSAQQAVSCLQGLRLGAATLKVALARQQKAGDETGGRADEPYPDCHSAVSDL, via the exons ATGGAATCACAAAATTTAGCTGATTTTCCCCGGCCTGTTCATCACAGGATTCCCAACTTCAAG GGCTCTTATCTGGCTTGCCAAAACATCAGAGATCTAGAAGTTTTTGCCAGAATGCAGGAAGTTAAAGTGGACCCCGATAAACCACTGGAAGGTGTTCGGCTGCTGGCGCTGCAG agcaaaaaaacaTTGTTGGTCCCAACACCACGACTGAGAACGGGGTTATTTAATAAGATCACACCACCTCCTGGGGCAACTAAAGACATCTTGAGGAAATGTGCTACCTCTCAG GGCGTGAGGAACTACAGCACTCCTGTGGGCTTGGATTCCAGGGTTCTTGTGGACTTAGTTGTGGTGGGGTCCGTTGCTGTTTCTGAAAAAG GCTGGAGAATTGGGAAGGGAGAAGGTTACGCTGATCTGGAATATGCCATGATGGTGTCAATGGGAGCGGTCAGCCAGGGGACGCCCGTGGTCACCATCGTCCATGACTGCCAG GTCATCGACATACCTGAAGCGCTGCTTGAAGACCACGACCTAACAGTGGACTACATTCTCACTCCGACGAGAGTCATTGCCACGGGGTGCGAGCGCCCAAAACCAACGGGAATCTTGTGGTGCAAG atCAGCTGTGAGGTGATGGGGAAAATCCCAATACTCAGAAGCCTTCGTTACCGAGAGAGGCAGGCTGGGAAAGATGTCTCCCTTCAGGATGAGCCCCGGCACCTTCTGGGAACCGGCAGCCAGCAGCCACCTCCCCTGAGCACTGTCAGAAGACCCCAAGACCCACACCAGCCCGAATCCTGTTcggggcagggggaggatggGCCTTCTAACACTGTTTACATTGGCAACCTTCCCCGGGACGCCCGAGTGAGTGAGCTGAAGAAAGCCCTCCGAGAACTGGGTGCAGTCCCTCAGAGGCTCACGTGGCAGGGGCCAAAGCGCAGGGCCTTCCTTCACTACAAGGCCCCCACCTCAGCCCAGCAGGCTGTCTCCTGCTTGCAGGGCTTGCGCCTGGGTGCTGCCACCTTGAAGGTGGCACTGGCCAGGCAGCAGAAGGCCGGCGACGAGACAGGCGGCCGTGCAGACGAGCCGTACCCTGACTGTCACTCGGCTGTCTCAGACCTGTGA
- the MTHFSD gene encoding methenyltetrahydrofolate synthase domain-containing protein isoform X1, with the protein MELKTGVSKQDIREQIWDYMESQNLADFPRPVHHRIPNFKGSYLACQNIRDLEVFARMQEVKVDPDKPLEGVRLLALQSKKTLLVPTPRLRTGLFNKITPPPGATKDILRKCATSQGVRNYSTPVGLDSRVLVDLVVVGSVAVSEKGWRIGKGEGYADLEYAMMVSMGAVSQGTPVVTIVHDCQVIDIPEALLEDHDLTVDYILTPTRVIATGCERPKPTGILWCKISCEVMGKIPILRSLRYRERQAGKDVSLQDEPRHLLGTGSQQPPPLSTVRRPQDPHQPESCSGQGEDGPSNTVYIGNLPRDARVSELKKALRELGAVPQRLTWQGPKRRAFLHYKAPTSAQQAVSCLQGLRLGAATLKVALARQQKAGDETGGRADEPYPDCHSAVSDL; encoded by the exons ATGGAGCTGAAGACGG GTGTTTCCAAACAGGACATTCGTGAACAGATTTGGGACTACATGGAATCACAAAATTTAGCTGATTTTCCCCGGCCTGTTCATCACAGGATTCCCAACTTCAAG GGCTCTTATCTGGCTTGCCAAAACATCAGAGATCTAGAAGTTTTTGCCAGAATGCAGGAAGTTAAAGTGGACCCCGATAAACCACTGGAAGGTGTTCGGCTGCTGGCGCTGCAG agcaaaaaaacaTTGTTGGTCCCAACACCACGACTGAGAACGGGGTTATTTAATAAGATCACACCACCTCCTGGGGCAACTAAAGACATCTTGAGGAAATGTGCTACCTCTCAG GGCGTGAGGAACTACAGCACTCCTGTGGGCTTGGATTCCAGGGTTCTTGTGGACTTAGTTGTGGTGGGGTCCGTTGCTGTTTCTGAAAAAG GCTGGAGAATTGGGAAGGGAGAAGGTTACGCTGATCTGGAATATGCCATGATGGTGTCAATGGGAGCGGTCAGCCAGGGGACGCCCGTGGTCACCATCGTCCATGACTGCCAG GTCATCGACATACCTGAAGCGCTGCTTGAAGACCACGACCTAACAGTGGACTACATTCTCACTCCGACGAGAGTCATTGCCACGGGGTGCGAGCGCCCAAAACCAACGGGAATCTTGTGGTGCAAG atCAGCTGTGAGGTGATGGGGAAAATCCCAATACTCAGAAGCCTTCGTTACCGAGAGAGGCAGGCTGGGAAAGATGTCTCCCTTCAGGATGAGCCCCGGCACCTTCTGGGAACCGGCAGCCAGCAGCCACCTCCCCTGAGCACTGTCAGAAGACCCCAAGACCCACACCAGCCCGAATCCTGTTcggggcagggggaggatggGCCTTCTAACACTGTTTACATTGGCAACCTTCCCCGGGACGCCCGAGTGAGTGAGCTGAAGAAAGCCCTCCGAGAACTGGGTGCAGTCCCTCAGAGGCTCACGTGGCAGGGGCCAAAGCGCAGGGCCTTCCTTCACTACAAGGCCCCCACCTCAGCCCAGCAGGCTGTCTCCTGCTTGCAGGGCTTGCGCCTGGGTGCTGCCACCTTGAAGGTGGCACTGGCCAGGCAGCAGAAGGCCGGCGACGAGACAGGCGGCCGTGCAGACGAGCCGTACCCTGACTGTCACTCGGCTGTCTCAGACCTGTGA
- the MTHFSD gene encoding methenyltetrahydrofolate synthase domain-containing protein isoform X3, with product MELKTGVSKQDIREQIWDYMESQNLADFPRPVHHRIPNFKSKKTLLVPTPRLRTGLFNKITPPPGATKDILRKCATSQGVRNYSTPVGLDSRVLVDLVVVGSVAVSEKGWRIGKGEGYADLEYAMMVSMGAVSQGTPVVTIVHDCQVIDIPEALLEDHDLTVDYILTPTRVIATGCERPKPTGILWCKISCEVMGKIPILRSLRYRERQAGKDVSLQDEPRHLLGTGSQQPPPLSTVRRPQDPHQPESCSGQGEDGPSNTVYIGNLPRDARVSELKKALRELGAVPQRLTWQGPKRRAFLHYKAPTSAQQAVSCLQGLRLGAATLKVALARQQKAGDETGGRADEPYPDCHSAVSDL from the exons ATGGAGCTGAAGACGG GTGTTTCCAAACAGGACATTCGTGAACAGATTTGGGACTACATGGAATCACAAAATTTAGCTGATTTTCCCCGGCCTGTTCATCACAGGATTCCCAACTTCAAG agcaaaaaaacaTTGTTGGTCCCAACACCACGACTGAGAACGGGGTTATTTAATAAGATCACACCACCTCCTGGGGCAACTAAAGACATCTTGAGGAAATGTGCTACCTCTCAG GGCGTGAGGAACTACAGCACTCCTGTGGGCTTGGATTCCAGGGTTCTTGTGGACTTAGTTGTGGTGGGGTCCGTTGCTGTTTCTGAAAAAG GCTGGAGAATTGGGAAGGGAGAAGGTTACGCTGATCTGGAATATGCCATGATGGTGTCAATGGGAGCGGTCAGCCAGGGGACGCCCGTGGTCACCATCGTCCATGACTGCCAG GTCATCGACATACCTGAAGCGCTGCTTGAAGACCACGACCTAACAGTGGACTACATTCTCACTCCGACGAGAGTCATTGCCACGGGGTGCGAGCGCCCAAAACCAACGGGAATCTTGTGGTGCAAG atCAGCTGTGAGGTGATGGGGAAAATCCCAATACTCAGAAGCCTTCGTTACCGAGAGAGGCAGGCTGGGAAAGATGTCTCCCTTCAGGATGAGCCCCGGCACCTTCTGGGAACCGGCAGCCAGCAGCCACCTCCCCTGAGCACTGTCAGAAGACCCCAAGACCCACACCAGCCCGAATCCTGTTcggggcagggggaggatggGCCTTCTAACACTGTTTACATTGGCAACCTTCCCCGGGACGCCCGAGTGAGTGAGCTGAAGAAAGCCCTCCGAGAACTGGGTGCAGTCCCTCAGAGGCTCACGTGGCAGGGGCCAAAGCGCAGGGCCTTCCTTCACTACAAGGCCCCCACCTCAGCCCAGCAGGCTGTCTCCTGCTTGCAGGGCTTGCGCCTGGGTGCTGCCACCTTGAAGGTGGCACTGGCCAGGCAGCAGAAGGCCGGCGACGAGACAGGCGGCCGTGCAGACGAGCCGTACCCTGACTGTCACTCGGCTGTCTCAGACCTGTGA
- the MTHFSD gene encoding methenyltetrahydrofolate synthase domain-containing protein isoform X4, protein MESQNLADFPRPVHHRIPNFKSKKTLLVPTPRLRTGLFNKITPPPGATKDILRKCATSQGVRNYSTPVGLDSRVLVDLVVVGSVAVSEKGWRIGKGEGYADLEYAMMVSMGAVSQGTPVVTIVHDCQVIDIPEALLEDHDLTVDYILTPTRVIATGCERPKPTGILWCKISCEVMGKIPILRSLRYRERQAGKDVSLQDEPRHLLGTGSQQPPPLSTVRRPQDPHQPESCSGQGEDGPSNTVYIGNLPRDARVSELKKALRELGAVPQRLTWQGPKRRAFLHYKAPTSAQQAVSCLQGLRLGAATLKVALARQQKAGDETGGRADEPYPDCHSAVSDL, encoded by the exons ATGGAATCACAAAATTTAGCTGATTTTCCCCGGCCTGTTCATCACAGGATTCCCAACTTCAAG agcaaaaaaacaTTGTTGGTCCCAACACCACGACTGAGAACGGGGTTATTTAATAAGATCACACCACCTCCTGGGGCAACTAAAGACATCTTGAGGAAATGTGCTACCTCTCAG GGCGTGAGGAACTACAGCACTCCTGTGGGCTTGGATTCCAGGGTTCTTGTGGACTTAGTTGTGGTGGGGTCCGTTGCTGTTTCTGAAAAAG GCTGGAGAATTGGGAAGGGAGAAGGTTACGCTGATCTGGAATATGCCATGATGGTGTCAATGGGAGCGGTCAGCCAGGGGACGCCCGTGGTCACCATCGTCCATGACTGCCAG GTCATCGACATACCTGAAGCGCTGCTTGAAGACCACGACCTAACAGTGGACTACATTCTCACTCCGACGAGAGTCATTGCCACGGGGTGCGAGCGCCCAAAACCAACGGGAATCTTGTGGTGCAAG atCAGCTGTGAGGTGATGGGGAAAATCCCAATACTCAGAAGCCTTCGTTACCGAGAGAGGCAGGCTGGGAAAGATGTCTCCCTTCAGGATGAGCCCCGGCACCTTCTGGGAACCGGCAGCCAGCAGCCACCTCCCCTGAGCACTGTCAGAAGACCCCAAGACCCACACCAGCCCGAATCCTGTTcggggcagggggaggatggGCCTTCTAACACTGTTTACATTGGCAACCTTCCCCGGGACGCCCGAGTGAGTGAGCTGAAGAAAGCCCTCCGAGAACTGGGTGCAGTCCCTCAGAGGCTCACGTGGCAGGGGCCAAAGCGCAGGGCCTTCCTTCACTACAAGGCCCCCACCTCAGCCCAGCAGGCTGTCTCCTGCTTGCAGGGCTTGCGCCTGGGTGCTGCCACCTTGAAGGTGGCACTGGCCAGGCAGCAGAAGGCCGGCGACGAGACAGGCGGCCGTGCAGACGAGCCGTACCCTGACTGTCACTCGGCTGTCTCAGACCTGTGA
- the MTHFSD gene encoding methenyltetrahydrofolate synthase domain-containing protein isoform X5, producing the protein MESQNLADFPRPVHHRIPNFKGASHAAEHFPRLQAFKMARTIKVNPDAPQTNARFFVLDSKKTLLVPTPRLRTGLFNKITPPPGATKDILRKCATSQGVRNYSTPVGLDSRVLVDLVVVGSVAVSEKGWRIGKGEGYADLEYAMMVSMGAVSQGTPVVTIVHDCQVIDIPEALLEDHDLTVDYILTPTRVIATGCERPKPTGILWCKISCEVMGKIPILRSLRYRERQAGKDVSLQDEPRHLLGTGSQQPPPLSTVRRPQDPHQPESCSGQGEDGPSNTVYIGNLPRDARVSELKKALRELGAVPQRLTWQGPKRRAFLHYKAPTSAQQAVSCLQGLRLGAATLKVALARQQKAGDETGGRADEPYPDCHSAVSDL; encoded by the exons ATGGAATCACAAAATTTAGCTGATTTTCCCCGGCCTGTTCATCACAGGATTCCCAACTTCAAG GGTGCTTCCCATGCTGCTGAGCATTTCCCACGTTTGCAGGCGTTCAAAATGGCCAGAACCATTAAAGTCAACCCTGACGCTCCCCAGACAAATGCTCGCTTCTTCGTCCTCGAC agcaaaaaaacaTTGTTGGTCCCAACACCACGACTGAGAACGGGGTTATTTAATAAGATCACACCACCTCCTGGGGCAACTAAAGACATCTTGAGGAAATGTGCTACCTCTCAG GGCGTGAGGAACTACAGCACTCCTGTGGGCTTGGATTCCAGGGTTCTTGTGGACTTAGTTGTGGTGGGGTCCGTTGCTGTTTCTGAAAAAG GCTGGAGAATTGGGAAGGGAGAAGGTTACGCTGATCTGGAATATGCCATGATGGTGTCAATGGGAGCGGTCAGCCAGGGGACGCCCGTGGTCACCATCGTCCATGACTGCCAG GTCATCGACATACCTGAAGCGCTGCTTGAAGACCACGACCTAACAGTGGACTACATTCTCACTCCGACGAGAGTCATTGCCACGGGGTGCGAGCGCCCAAAACCAACGGGAATCTTGTGGTGCAAG atCAGCTGTGAGGTGATGGGGAAAATCCCAATACTCAGAAGCCTTCGTTACCGAGAGAGGCAGGCTGGGAAAGATGTCTCCCTTCAGGATGAGCCCCGGCACCTTCTGGGAACCGGCAGCCAGCAGCCACCTCCCCTGAGCACTGTCAGAAGACCCCAAGACCCACACCAGCCCGAATCCTGTTcggggcagggggaggatggGCCTTCTAACACTGTTTACATTGGCAACCTTCCCCGGGACGCCCGAGTGAGTGAGCTGAAGAAAGCCCTCCGAGAACTGGGTGCAGTCCCTCAGAGGCTCACGTGGCAGGGGCCAAAGCGCAGGGCCTTCCTTCACTACAAGGCCCCCACCTCAGCCCAGCAGGCTGTCTCCTGCTTGCAGGGCTTGCGCCTGGGTGCTGCCACCTTGAAGGTGGCACTGGCCAGGCAGCAGAAGGCCGGCGACGAGACAGGCGGCCGTGCAGACGAGCCGTACCCTGACTGTCACTCGGCTGTCTCAGACCTGTGA